One window from the genome of Pseudonocardia hierapolitana encodes:
- a CDS encoding WhiB family transcriptional regulator — protein MNERPSFEEMCTELDELAAVPTEVLAAWVTDRGLCLWESTFGDPPEWSGEDEPDRELATRMCAGCPVRAECLELELRVGGAETVGVWGALNEDDRRALHSVWTRRRRAELEAMPDGEAP, from the coding sequence ATGAACGAGCGACCGAGCTTCGAAGAGATGTGCACCGAGCTGGACGAACTGGCCGCGGTGCCCACGGAGGTTTTGGCGGCCTGGGTGACCGACCGGGGCCTCTGCCTGTGGGAGTCGACATTCGGCGATCCCCCGGAGTGGAGCGGTGAGGACGAGCCGGATCGGGAGCTGGCCACGCGCATGTGCGCCGGGTGCCCGGTCCGGGCCGAGTGCCTGGAGCTGGAGCTGCGGGTTGGCGGTGCCGAGACGGTCGGTGTGTGGGGTGCGCTGAACGAGGACGATCGGCGCGCGCTGCACTCGGTGTGGACGCGGCGCCGCCGGGCCGAACTCGAGGCCATGCCCGACGGGGAGGCGCCGTGA
- a CDS encoding DUF5919 domain-containing protein, translating to MSNERLRAALLKNGLTPAQLAERLQVDVKTAERWISGRAPYRKHRFAVATLLGVDETYLWPDALSRTQVLAASESEIISAYPHRWMVTREVWFQHFTRAEESIDMLTMAGLFIAEDSGTVRAFREKAGAGVRIRLLISDPDSEAVALREKEEETGPGVVAARVRNVLALLRPLRGVDGIEFRLHGTCLYASIFRSDDDMIVTPHVYGMGGSNSPVLHLRKIPGGDMVTLYRDSFEKVWSSARSLESSP from the coding sequence TTGTCGAACGAGCGTCTGCGCGCGGCGTTGCTCAAGAACGGCTTGACACCCGCGCAGCTCGCGGAGCGACTCCAGGTGGACGTCAAGACCGCGGAACGCTGGATCAGCGGCCGCGCACCGTACCGCAAACACCGATTCGCCGTTGCGACCCTGCTCGGCGTGGACGAGACCTACCTCTGGCCGGACGCGCTCAGCCGCACCCAGGTGTTAGCCGCGTCCGAGAGCGAAATCATCAGCGCCTATCCGCACCGCTGGATGGTTACCCGAGAGGTCTGGTTCCAGCACTTTACTCGCGCCGAGGAATCGATCGACATGCTTACCATGGCCGGACTCTTCATCGCGGAGGACTCGGGCACGGTGCGGGCATTCCGTGAGAAGGCAGGGGCGGGAGTACGGATCCGGCTGCTGATCAGCGATCCGGACTCGGAAGCGGTCGCACTGCGGGAGAAGGAAGAAGAGACCGGGCCCGGCGTGGTCGCCGCGCGCGTTCGTAATGTGCTTGCCCTGCTGCGTCCGTTGCGGGGCGTGGACGGTATCGAGTTCCGGCTGCACGGAACCTGTCTGTACGCCTCGATCTTCCGCTCGGATGACGACATGATCGTCACCCCGCACGTGTACGGCATGGGCGGATCCAACTCGCCCGTGCTCCACCTGCGGAAGATCCCCGGCGGCGACATGGTGACGCTCTACCGGGACAGCTTCGAAAAGGTCTGGAGCAGCGCTCGATCACTAGAGTCCAGCCCATGA
- a CDS encoding NUDIX hydrolase, which translates to MTGRRIDYFDDPDAPRPTRIVPGVAVAVVNEAGQLLMIRRTDNDQWSIPGGKQEVGETPIEAGRREVREETGILCEVTGLVGIFSSPRNVIEYTSNGEVRQEFSILFAGRPVGGEIATSSESQEVEWCDRNSVLKLSMTPAQRRRIRYFLEFTGEPYLE; encoded by the coding sequence ATGACAGGGCGCCGTATCGACTACTTCGACGACCCCGATGCACCTCGACCGACCCGGATCGTTCCCGGGGTGGCTGTCGCGGTAGTCAACGAGGCTGGCCAGCTCCTGATGATCCGCCGTACCGACAACGACCAGTGGTCGATCCCCGGCGGGAAGCAGGAGGTCGGCGAGACGCCGATCGAGGCGGGCCGGCGCGAAGTACGTGAAGAGACCGGCATCCTGTGTGAGGTCACCGGCCTGGTCGGGATCTTCAGCAGCCCGCGCAACGTGATCGAGTACACCAGCAACGGCGAGGTCAGGCAGGAATTCTCAATCCTCTTCGCCGGTCGCCCGGTCGGCGGCGAGATTGCGACGAGCAGCGAATCTCAGGAAGTCGAGTGGTGCGACCGGAACAGTGTCCTCAAGCTCAGCATGACACCTGCCCAACGGCGCCGGATCCGCTACTTCCTGGAGTTCACCGGCGAACCCTATCTGGAGTGA
- a CDS encoding HD domain-containing protein has product MQVERARQIAETLLADSLPRRWAHTQGVAAAARRLAPILGDDAELLEAAAWLHDIGYAPDIAHLGFHPLDGARYLRDFENADPRVCALVAYHTGGLQGARECGLGDTLGGEFTAPPEFLLDAITYCDLTTSPDGNEIDAEERVADIVRRYGAEHPVGKGALSSSRSWFASVRRIEAHLAS; this is encoded by the coding sequence GTGCAGGTCGAACGGGCACGCCAGATCGCAGAGACGCTCCTCGCGGACTCCTTGCCGCGTCGCTGGGCCCATACCCAGGGGGTTGCGGCGGCAGCGCGCCGCTTGGCACCGATCCTCGGTGACGATGCCGAGCTGCTTGAAGCCGCGGCGTGGCTGCATGACATCGGGTACGCGCCGGACATCGCTCACCTCGGGTTCCACCCGCTCGACGGCGCGCGCTACCTGCGCGACTTCGAGAACGCAGACCCACGAGTCTGTGCCCTCGTCGCCTATCACACGGGTGGATTGCAGGGGGCGCGTGAATGTGGCCTCGGCGACACCCTCGGAGGCGAGTTCACCGCCCCGCCGGAGTTCCTCCTTGACGCCATCACCTACTGCGACCTGACCACAAGTCCGGACGGCAACGAGATCGACGCCGAGGAACGAGTGGCTGACATCGTGCGCCGCTACGGCGCTGAGCATCCCGTTGGCAAGGGGGCGCTCAGTTCAAGCCGTTCGTGGTTCGCGAGCGTGCGGCGCATCGAAGCCCACCTCGCGTCGTAA
- a CDS encoding GntR family transcriptional regulator, giving the protein MSSASNGTGERPDLFNALAHPLREQIRNGRFAAGALLPSESELARAAGTKRYSIRKALLLLQNEGLIEPVAGRGWAVVDQAVGRSGLLPRYRQIAEELRDGTVTGLLAPGSALPSETELMAAYGVSRATVRRALVVLESDGLISTYPGKGRYVRHR; this is encoded by the coding sequence ATGAGCAGTGCAAGCAACGGAACCGGCGAGCGGCCTGATCTCTTCAACGCGCTCGCGCACCCGCTTCGGGAGCAGATCCGGAACGGCCGGTTTGCTGCGGGTGCACTCCTGCCGTCCGAGTCCGAGCTTGCGCGAGCCGCCGGGACCAAGCGCTACTCGATCCGCAAGGCGCTGCTTCTGCTCCAGAACGAGGGCCTGATCGAACCCGTGGCCGGGCGGGGTTGGGCCGTCGTGGACCAGGCCGTCGGTCGCTCGGGGTTGCTTCCGCGGTACCGGCAGATCGCGGAGGAGCTGCGAGATGGGACAGTGACGGGCCTGCTCGCGCCCGGCTCTGCCTTGCCGAGCGAAACGGAGCTCATGGCCGCCTATGGGGTGTCCCGCGCGACCGTTCGTCGCGCCCTCGTGGTGCTGGAGTCGGACGGGCTGATCAGCACCTACCCGGGCAAAGGCAGATACGTGCGCCACCGGTGA
- a CDS encoding XRE family transcriptional regulator: MNDALRRALADARLRETAVAAALDVDPKTVQRWISGRVPHPRHRWAVADLLNLREQDLWPDPDDAPTQVSHEIKMSYPYRSAVPREEWRQLFAGAEREIGILVYAALFLAEDVGLVRLLADKARSGVAVRLLLADPGSRRMAERGAEEGIGDAVAARVQNAVSLFRPLLEAEGVQARQHDTVLYNSIFRADDEMLVNPQVHGIAAAYAPVLHLRRVEASGMFSTYVDCFERVWADAGPMNTLA, translated from the coding sequence GTGAACGACGCCCTTCGTCGCGCGCTCGCCGATGCGCGGCTACGCGAGACGGCCGTTGCAGCGGCGCTCGATGTCGACCCGAAGACCGTGCAGCGCTGGATCAGTGGCCGCGTCCCGCACCCCCGACACCGCTGGGCGGTCGCCGACCTCCTGAATCTCCGGGAGCAAGACCTGTGGCCTGACCCGGACGACGCCCCCACGCAGGTGTCCCATGAGATCAAGATGAGCTATCCGTACCGCAGCGCCGTACCTCGCGAGGAGTGGCGGCAACTGTTCGCCGGCGCCGAGCGCGAGATCGGCATCCTGGTCTACGCAGCGCTCTTCCTCGCTGAGGACGTCGGTTTGGTCCGTCTGCTGGCAGACAAGGCTCGATCCGGGGTGGCGGTGCGCCTGCTTCTTGCCGACCCGGGCTCTCGGCGGATGGCCGAACGCGGCGCCGAGGAGGGCATCGGCGACGCCGTCGCCGCCCGGGTCCAGAACGCGGTATCCCTGTTCCGGCCCCTCCTGGAGGCCGAGGGTGTCCAGGCTCGCCAGCACGACACGGTGCTCTACAACTCGATCTTCCGGGCCGACGACGAGATGTTGGTCAACCCGCAGGTCCACGGCATCGCCGCCGCATACGCGCCGGTGCTGCACCTGCGGCGCGTTGAGGCGAGCGGTATGTTCTCCACGTACGTCGACTGCTTTGAGCGTGTCTGGGCCGACGCAGGGCCGATGAACACGCTCGCGTAG
- a CDS encoding MrcB family domain-containing protein yields the protein MNQGVTQHKDNAMRRGLSGAAAERAALEELDKESGLLRSRFSVEALKGITSKIKLDADRYFLPRAYEKGNIAAIEYSVRDLPSEEVLREDLTRLLSFYSACVEAKREVLAQHPGIIATSPDSERAKKKFRPSRRHSSLRVAQAIAPLSGLMNKYASAVMRIY from the coding sequence ATGAATCAAGGAGTGACGCAACACAAAGACAATGCAATGCGTCGAGGGCTGTCCGGTGCCGCCGCTGAGCGGGCGGCACTAGAGGAACTCGACAAGGAGAGCGGACTACTTCGCAGCCGCTTCTCAGTTGAAGCACTCAAGGGCATTACCTCGAAGATCAAACTCGACGCGGACCGCTACTTTCTTCCACGAGCCTACGAGAAGGGCAACATCGCCGCAATTGAATACTCGGTTCGAGATCTGCCGAGCGAAGAGGTATTGCGAGAAGATCTTACCCGCCTGCTAAGTTTCTACTCGGCCTGCGTCGAAGCTAAGCGTGAGGTGCTCGCTCAGCACCCAGGCATAATCGCGACTTCGCCAGACAGTGAGCGCGCGAAGAAGAAGTTTCGCCCCAGCCGCCGGCATTCAAGCCTAAGAGTGGCGCAAGCTATCGCGCCTCTGTCCGGACTCATGAACAAGTACGCCAGCGCCGTCATGAGGATCTACTGA
- a CDS encoding MrcB family domain-containing protein: MGTKRRSCGERGHPLVPTGLSDGPHTIAAVDLKGALLGVVTYGYRHVDERQQPAQEHLRRSKQQLPDLLPPGMRALVSGSGQSLPVVPWIAILDPDVTTTAKEGLYIVYLYSADLSRLYLSNESRSDATQRQCNASRAVRCRR, from the coding sequence ATGGGCACTAAGCGGAGGTCATGTGGCGAACGTGGCCATCCTCTAGTCCCGACGGGGCTGTCAGACGGGCCGCATACGATCGCCGCCGTGGACCTCAAGGGCGCGCTACTCGGTGTCGTGACGTACGGCTATCGACACGTAGACGAGAGACAGCAACCTGCGCAGGAGCACCTTAGACGCAGTAAGCAGCAATTGCCTGATCTCCTGCCGCCCGGCATGCGCGCGCTTGTCAGCGGATCTGGCCAGTCGCTACCTGTGGTTCCTTGGATCGCAATACTCGATCCTGACGTCACCACCACCGCCAAGGAGGGACTGTACATCGTATATCTGTACAGTGCCGATCTTTCTAGACTCTACCTCAGCAATGAATCAAGGAGTGACGCAACACAAAGACAATGCAATGCGTCGAGGGCTGTCCGGTGCCGCCGCTGA
- a CDS encoding MGDG synthase family glycosyltransferase, whose product MQRVLFVYSTAGGGHQSVAKALLDATRREYPALLLAEEDFFRRVSLLRPLPTVYGWLTRNAVWLYDAIFRFLNRALPAARVVQILKAVTADAARRIVEEHQPDLIVITAPAVAHVFDHIRTVVDRPYYLAVVVTDLSSSLHRLWVCPGIDATIACDVAVLERLLSYGLNSPFEVLPFPVHSDFTRSEAYAARNASRVVADRPVILVTMGQACAGPTLAVVSALAEDDRKANIVVVTGRNRSLARRLRRRHGANLVIVGATNEMPRLMAMSDVIVTKGGSSTIMEAVAVGLPIIVASEVGIQESGIGRKVEVSGWGMYESDPAKAALAALDLACDSYAMRCRRVGRESDPLKIVRCLAGFLATGT is encoded by the coding sequence ATGCAGCGAGTCTTGTTCGTATACTCGACTGCCGGGGGAGGACATCAGAGTGTAGCGAAGGCCTTGCTCGATGCCACAAGGAGGGAATATCCTGCCCTCCTGCTAGCGGAAGAGGACTTCTTTCGTCGCGTGTCTCTACTTCGACCGCTACCAACAGTTTACGGCTGGCTGACGCGAAATGCGGTCTGGCTTTACGACGCGATCTTCAGATTCTTGAATAGGGCACTGCCGGCGGCACGGGTAGTTCAAATACTAAAGGCGGTCACGGCAGACGCGGCTCGCCGGATTGTAGAGGAGCACCAACCTGACCTAATCGTGATTACGGCCCCCGCCGTAGCTCATGTATTTGACCATATCCGGACAGTTGTGGATCGACCCTACTACCTTGCTGTTGTCGTCACAGACTTGTCTTCGTCGCTCCATCGCCTCTGGGTGTGTCCGGGAATAGACGCAACAATTGCGTGCGACGTGGCCGTACTTGAAAGACTGCTCTCGTACGGCCTCAACTCGCCATTCGAAGTCCTGCCTTTTCCGGTGCATTCGGACTTTACGCGATCGGAAGCGTATGCGGCTAGGAACGCATCGAGAGTGGTTGCCGACAGACCTGTCATTCTGGTCACGATGGGACAGGCTTGTGCTGGTCCAACCTTGGCAGTCGTTTCAGCCCTTGCTGAGGATGATCGAAAAGCCAATATTGTTGTCGTGACAGGTCGAAATCGGAGCCTTGCGCGTCGACTCAGGCGCAGGCACGGCGCCAACCTTGTCATAGTTGGTGCGACTAATGAGATGCCGCGCTTGATGGCGATGAGCGATGTCATTGTTACAAAGGGTGGCTCATCAACAATCATGGAGGCGGTAGCCGTAGGTCTCCCGATCATAGTCGCTTCCGAGGTTGGGATCCAGGAGTCAGGAATCGGGCGGAAGGTCGAGGTGTCGGGCTGGGGCATGTACGAGTCCGATCCGGCAAAGGCGGCACTTGCTGCGCTAGATCTAGCCTGCGATTCATATGCTATGAGGTGCAGGAGAGTAGGACGGGAGTCCGATCCGTTGAAGATCGTGCGATGCCTCGCAGGGTTCCTGGCCACTGGCACTTGA
- a CDS encoding HEPN domain-containing protein, with the protein MRDRTLEGYWWLPGREDTKIAGILTYDGTDPSLRLLGAFRNESAPDSLPVEPVVSAPLIRGACDGTAVTLLDCRQVQFRNKLGVTDGWRQTLHARLMLVGGIWLDEADEEFFDKIVMGIDHLLPWSNQSGLVRAFEQVNDRSSSVTVSWKPAEALTAHVGDASIQLRLRGVTNEAAHADRTVESLAERADLAVTVPEPRSAWTLIDQWTKPLQDLLTLAADTPCGLHDITLIRTDPPQQSPPDAEAPQGHPVKVEAYFAPLYRAKPDSKAVADHQALFTLKDISFADLLPTWFEMVDRLGPVIGMLLGQRYMARSFMENRLITAVAAAEGLHRRLLPDQTYVSHEQFDAMQAALVKAVAPEHRQWLTSRLWNEPSLKQRLMELVDRLGPEVVHPFIPKANRWARAATEARNVLVHRFDVDPSDDPPTGPVMYALAELTSAMITLSLLQEIGLSTSKLTALANHHQSFQWVREEASKYVPKVFGISA; encoded by the coding sequence ATGCGTGACCGCACATTAGAGGGATATTGGTGGCTCCCAGGGCGAGAAGACACCAAGATCGCCGGGATCCTGACGTATGACGGCACCGACCCGAGCCTACGGCTCCTTGGCGCCTTCAGGAACGAGTCCGCACCCGACTCCCTCCCCGTGGAGCCCGTGGTGTCAGCTCCGCTCATCCGGGGTGCTTGTGACGGCACGGCCGTGACGCTTCTGGACTGCCGTCAAGTCCAGTTTCGAAACAAGCTCGGCGTGACTGACGGTTGGCGGCAGACCCTGCATGCCCGGCTCATGCTGGTTGGCGGCATCTGGCTGGACGAGGCCGATGAGGAGTTCTTCGACAAGATCGTTATGGGGATCGACCACCTCCTCCCGTGGTCCAACCAGTCCGGCCTCGTGCGAGCCTTCGAGCAGGTCAATGACCGCTCGAGCTCGGTCACGGTCAGCTGGAAGCCTGCCGAAGCTCTCACGGCGCACGTCGGAGACGCCTCGATCCAGCTCCGACTGCGCGGCGTGACGAACGAAGCTGCCCACGCTGACCGAACAGTCGAGTCGCTCGCCGAGCGAGCAGACCTGGCGGTTACCGTCCCCGAGCCCCGAAGTGCATGGACACTGATCGATCAGTGGACCAAACCGCTTCAGGACCTCCTGACCCTGGCTGCGGACACTCCGTGCGGATTGCACGACATCACCTTGATCCGGACGGACCCACCGCAGCAAAGCCCGCCAGACGCCGAGGCGCCACAGGGGCATCCCGTCAAGGTTGAGGCCTACTTCGCACCGCTCTACCGAGCGAAGCCGGACAGCAAGGCTGTGGCCGACCATCAGGCGCTCTTCACCCTGAAGGACATCTCGTTCGCTGATCTTCTGCCGACCTGGTTCGAGATGGTAGATCGCCTCGGGCCCGTGATCGGGATGCTTCTTGGCCAGCGCTACATGGCGCGATCCTTCATGGAGAACCGGTTGATCACGGCCGTTGCAGCAGCTGAAGGCCTCCACCGGCGTCTATTGCCTGACCAGACGTACGTGTCTCACGAGCAGTTCGACGCAATGCAGGCGGCCCTCGTGAAGGCCGTGGCGCCTGAACACCGGCAATGGCTCACGAGCCGGCTCTGGAACGAGCCGAGTCTCAAGCAACGGCTCATGGAACTCGTCGACCGGCTGGGTCCGGAAGTTGTCCACCCGTTCATACCCAAGGCGAACCGCTGGGCGAGGGCAGCCACAGAGGCCCGAAATGTCCTGGTACATCGCTTCGACGTCGATCCTTCTGACGACCCACCCACCGGCCCAGTGATGTACGCACTTGCCGAACTGACATCAGCAATGATTACGCTGTCGCTACTGCAGGAGATTGGCCTCAGCACCTCGAAACTGACGGCGTTGGCAAATCATCACCAGTCATTCCAGTGGGTTCGGGAGGAAGCCAGCAAGTACGTTCCGAAGGTCTTTGGCATCAGCGCCTAG
- a CDS encoding tyrosine-type recombinase/integrase encodes MLVTRSVVGKHAAPSQDIGMSRARPRSRPLPDLSVLLDSWTVHLRAERKSPETVDNYTTGVRQFLAWCAQQDRPAVLDRASVNEFVAAILDRGVEAATARARQLAVRRFSAWCADEGEIDYDDLLGLKPPKLDQKVVERLSEDQIRALVKACSGTDFRDRRDEALVRFMLEAIVRAGEVVAMTTADVDIVRGIAVVRRGKGGKGRPVPFGPQTGRAIDRYMRVRRSHRLAADPPLWLGDRGKTLSYDGLYRTLKYRAELAGIPNFHPHVTRHTAAQRWLSAEGSEGGLMAVAGWTRRDMLDRYTRATAAERAAEESRRLNLGDL; translated from the coding sequence ATGCTGGTCACCCGCTCAGTGGTAGGCAAGCATGCCGCTCCCAGTCAAGATATCGGCATGTCCCGCGCTCGGCCTCGCTCTCGGCCGCTACCCGATCTGAGCGTCCTGCTCGACTCGTGGACGGTGCATCTACGCGCCGAGCGCAAGAGCCCCGAGACGGTGGACAACTACACCACCGGCGTGCGCCAGTTCCTTGCCTGGTGCGCCCAGCAAGACCGGCCCGCGGTGCTCGACCGGGCCAGTGTGAACGAGTTCGTGGCGGCGATCCTCGACCGCGGCGTGGAGGCGGCTACCGCGCGGGCACGACAGCTCGCAGTGCGTCGGTTCTCCGCCTGGTGCGCTGACGAGGGCGAGATCGACTACGACGACCTGTTAGGGCTCAAGCCGCCCAAGCTCGACCAGAAGGTCGTCGAACGGCTGTCCGAGGATCAGATCCGGGCGCTGGTGAAGGCGTGCAGCGGGACGGACTTCCGGGATCGCCGTGACGAAGCCCTCGTGCGGTTCATGCTGGAGGCCATCGTGCGGGCAGGCGAGGTGGTCGCGATGACCACCGCAGACGTGGACATCGTCCGTGGGATCGCCGTCGTCCGCCGCGGCAAGGGAGGCAAGGGCCGCCCGGTGCCCTTCGGCCCGCAGACCGGCCGCGCGATAGACCGCTACATGCGGGTCCGGCGCAGCCACCGCCTCGCGGCAGATCCGCCGCTGTGGCTGGGCGACCGGGGCAAGACCCTGTCGTATGACGGGCTCTACCGCACCCTCAAGTACCGCGCCGAGCTGGCAGGTATCCCGAACTTCCACCCGCACGTCACCCGGCACACCGCCGCTCAGCGGTGGCTGTCGGCCGAGGGATCAGAAGGCGGTTTGATGGCGGTCGCGGGCTGGACCCGGCGCGACATGCTGGACCGCTACACCCGCGCCACCGCAGCCGAGCGAGCCGCGGAGGAGTCCCGCCGGCTGAACCTGGGTGATCTTTAA
- a CDS encoding RNA polymerase sigma factor, whose protein sequence is MSSAMRRRSAGSSPASAAGRAGVVGAVGRASFTVTIRPHRTARARAPGPRNDHWAQLRTPGARAVTMEQYPDAGWPQELTLNAIRRGIAQHLVQQPELDVSRRTIERTQREGLVAAADSATRIDPTVDQAAGPAPARRSGKRSSASAKTGTTRSRAGATKGGTAKTAAKSSKKADPAAEGEPTELDGEVDLADAEVGELEDVDVELEADLGDDVAEVVDEEDEADEEEDDEEVANTGANRRAPTTRSSQQKQSADFVWDEEESEALRQARKDAELTASADSVRAYLKQIGKVALLNAEEEVELAKRIEAGLYAAERMRRAIDAGEKVSPQLRRDLRWIVRDGERAKNHLLEANLRLVVSLAKRYTGRGMAFLDLIQEGNLGLIRAVEKFDYTKGYKFSTYATWWIRQAITRAMADQARTIRIPVHMVEVINKLGRIQRELLQDLGREPTPEELAKEMDITPEKVLEIQQYAREPISLDQTIGDEGDSQLGDFIEDSEAVVAVDAVSFTLLQDQLQSVLATLSEREAGVVRLRFGLTDGQPRTLDEIGQVYGVTRERIRQIESKTMSKLRHPSRSQVLRDYLD, encoded by the coding sequence ATGTCCTCGGCGATGCGGCGCAGGTCGGCGGGCTCGTCGCCGGCGAGCGCGGCCGGGCGAGCGGGAGTGGTCGGAGCGGTGGGACGGGCCTCGTTCACGGTGACCATCCGACCACATCGCACCGCGCGAGCGCGTGCACCGGGCCCGCGGAACGACCATTGGGCTCAGCTTCGGACGCCTGGAGCACGCGCAGTTACAATGGAGCAGTACCCCGATGCGGGATGGCCTCAAGAACTCACTTTGAACGCCATCCGTCGAGGTATCGCACAACATCTCGTCCAGCAGCCGGAGCTCGACGTCTCCCGGCGCACCATAGAGCGCACGCAGCGAGAGGGCCTAGTGGCAGCCGCAGACTCCGCAACCCGTATCGACCCGACCGTCGACCAGGCGGCAGGTCCCGCACCTGCTCGCCGATCCGGCAAGCGGTCGAGCGCATCCGCCAAGACCGGCACCACCCGGTCCCGCGCGGGCGCCACGAAGGGCGGGACCGCCAAGACGGCGGCCAAGTCCTCCAAGAAGGCCGACCCCGCCGCCGAGGGTGAGCCCACCGAGCTCGACGGCGAGGTCGATCTGGCTGACGCCGAGGTCGGTGAGCTGGAGGACGTCGACGTCGAGCTCGAGGCCGACCTCGGGGACGACGTCGCCGAGGTCGTGGACGAGGAGGACGAGGCCGACGAGGAGGAGGACGACGAGGAGGTCGCCAACACCGGCGCCAACCGTCGCGCCCCCACCACGCGCAGCTCCCAGCAGAAGCAGTCGGCCGACTTCGTCTGGGACGAGGAGGAGTCCGAGGCGCTGCGGCAGGCCCGCAAGGACGCCGAGCTCACCGCGTCGGCCGACTCGGTCCGGGCCTACCTCAAGCAGATCGGAAAGGTCGCGCTGCTCAACGCGGAGGAGGAGGTCGAGCTCGCCAAGCGCATCGAGGCCGGCCTCTACGCCGCTGAGCGGATGCGCCGCGCCATCGACGCAGGCGAGAAGGTGTCGCCCCAACTGCGCCGCGACCTGCGCTGGATCGTCCGCGACGGCGAGCGCGCCAAGAACCACCTGCTCGAGGCGAACCTCCGTCTGGTGGTGTCGCTGGCCAAGCGCTACACCGGCCGCGGAATGGCGTTCCTGGACCTCATCCAGGAGGGCAACCTCGGTCTGATCCGCGCGGTCGAGAAATTCGACTACACCAAGGGCTACAAGTTCTCCACGTACGCCACCTGGTGGATCCGGCAGGCCATCACCCGCGCGATGGCCGACCAGGCCCGCACCATCCGCATCCCGGTGCACATGGTCGAGGTCATCAACAAGCTCGGCCGCATCCAGCGCGAGCTGCTCCAGGACCTGGGCCGCGAGCCCACGCCGGAGGAGCTGGCCAAGGAGATGGACATCACCCCGGAGAAGGTGCTGGAGATCCAGCAGTACGCCCGGGAGCCCATCTCGCTGGACCAGACCATCGGCGACGAGGGCGACTCGCAGCTCGGCGACTTCATCGAGGATTCCGAGGCCGTCGTCGCGGTCGACGCGGTCAGCTTCACGCTGCTGCAGGACCAGCTCCAGTCGGTGCTCGCCACCCTGTCGGAGCGTGAGGCCGGTGTCGTCCGGCTGCGGTTCGGTCTCACCGACGGCCAGCCGCGCACGCTCGACGAGATCGGCCAGGTCTACGGGGTCACCCGGGAGCGGATCCGGCAGATCGAGTCCAAGACCATGTCGAAGCTGCGCCACCCCTCGCGGTCGCAGGTGCTGCGCGACTACCTGGACTGA
- a CDS encoding inositol monophosphatase family protein, producing the protein MVTVNEARPTAPTTPARPAALAGDEPADLRRIAEDIVTEAAAHLGELPRPWDERDDAGVATAGVATKSTPTDVVTASDHAVESLIRERLGALRPGDVVVGEEHGSTAGESRTVWLVDPIDGTVNFLYGMPWYAISVAAVRDGVSVAGAVIEPASGRLWSAAAGAGATCDGRPLRVSGATDMSLSLLATGFSYRPERRERQVRMIGAMLPHVRDVRRAGAASLDLCAVAAGWADAYLEHGCNWWDWAAGALIAEEAGALVRTPGPTGSVPPDDGLGADALFAATPAIAEELAALAREHGAAEV; encoded by the coding sequence ATGGTCACCGTGAACGAGGCCCGTCCCACCGCTCCGACCACTCCCGCTCGCCCGGCCGCGCTCGCCGGCGACGAGCCCGCCGACCTGCGCCGCATCGCCGAGGACATCGTGACGGAGGCCGCCGCGCACCTCGGGGAGCTGCCCCGCCCGTGGGACGAGCGCGATGATGCGGGCGTCGCCACCGCCGGGGTCGCGACGAAGAGCACCCCGACCGACGTCGTCACCGCCTCCGACCACGCCGTGGAATCCCTCATCCGCGAGCGGCTCGGCGCGCTGCGGCCCGGCGACGTCGTCGTGGGGGAGGAGCACGGGAGCACGGCGGGGGAGTCCCGCACCGTCTGGCTGGTGGATCCGATCGACGGCACGGTGAACTTCCTGTACGGCATGCCCTGGTACGCGATCTCGGTGGCCGCCGTCCGGGACGGCGTATCGGTGGCCGGTGCCGTCATCGAGCCGGCATCGGGACGGCTCTGGAGCGCCGCCGCGGGCGCGGGCGCCACCTGCGACGGACGGCCGCTGCGCGTGTCGGGCGCCACCGACATGTCACTGTCGCTGCTCGCCACCGGCTTCTCCTACCGCCCGGAGCGCCGCGAGCGGCAGGTGCGCATGATCGGCGCCATGCTGCCGCACGTGCGGGACGTGCGGCGCGCCGGTGCGGCCTCCCTCGACCTGTGCGCGGTCGCCGCGGGCTGGGCCGACGCCTATCTCGAGCACGGCTGCAACTGGTGGGACTGGGCGGCCGGCGCCCTGATCGCCGAGGAGGCCGGAGCGCTCGTGCGCACGCCTGGCCCGACCGGCAGCGTGCCCCCCGACGACGGGTTGGGCGCCGACGCGCTCTTCGCCGCCACCCCCGCGATCGCCGAGGAGCTCGCCGCGCTCGCCCGCGAGCACGGCGCCGCCGAGGTCTGA